The Elaeis guineensis isolate ETL-2024a chromosome 5, EG11, whole genome shotgun sequence DNA segment ACCGCGTAACCGCCGGACTAGGTTAACCTTCATGAGCTCCACTAGACCAACAGAACACAACAGTCAACAGGTCCGAAATGGAAGCGGGGAGTAGGGATGGACGCACGTGACTTGTCGCAGACTTTCGGGGGCTGAAGCAGCTTTTTAAGTTTACCAAGAGAAGCTTATCATCTGAACCGTCCATTGAAGTTTCCATTTTTTCGTAAAAAACAATAGATGGCTAACACGTGATCCCTCTCACCAGAGTTCGCTAACGCCGTTTACAGTCTATCATAATTGAACGGTTATAATGAAAATAACGGTTATTATTTACTCGGCTGGCCTTAAGTTGTATTTTTCACATAAAGTAATAATTTCTATGACAATCATACCAATTGGTTGATAATTTATATTGTTTTACGTGCTAGTTGTCTGAGTTGTAACATCGTGTGACGATACAAGAGCCCTGGATCCAACACCATCCTTGGTGTTCTAATAAGATCCAACAATCAAGTGTCCATCTATTTAAATTTCAATAGTGATAAAAACAATGGAGGTGGCAaccataaagaaaagaagaaggatcaACCTATTTTATAAATATCTAGATCAAAATATTCAAAACAAATATTATTCAGAACTCAAATCTAAAATATCTTGTATCTACATTtctattcaaaataaatattgcTCAAGACTTCAATCCAAAACATTTAATATCTATATAGAAGTTTATGCAActgagataaatcctaatttattACTTATTACTATTTTATTgctcaaaatatatatttatattgtaCTGTATATTATCGAGCATGAGATTCCAGTTACACTAAAATCATCTAGAAATCCCTACAACATATGCCTATCCCTATTTATTAGATTGATTTTTTTCCTCAAataaaaagatgattgacatagTAGGTATTATTAGCACTGTAACAGAAAATAACAATAAATAATGTTGATATATGATCATATCATTGTTCTTGTAATAAAACATCAATGAGCAAACTAacacaaaaatttaaatttaaagaaatcaaattttaatagaAGAAGGTTAAATGATGCCTGTCATTCTGACTATATGATGATCAGTTTAACAGAATCCTGTGccaacttttaaaattttaaatacctataacatatatatatatatatatatatatatatatatatatatatatatatatatatatatgtatgtgtatgtatggatgtatgtatgtataagaaTCAGAAGGGTGGAAGCCCGCCTCAATACCTCAGCATAAAATCCACAGTTTTGTACcgcaacaaaataaaaaattaggtacCCTCCAAGAAAGGATAAACGGAAGTTCGCTGAGACCGTCACAAGTCACAACAGCCGTTACTTGGAACCACGTTTCCACCCGGGAAATCAGGCAGTTACCGTGCGGATAAACGGCTGTGACAGTTAAGCTCGCTCGTCTCAGACTGTGCTCTGCTCCATTTAATACTCTCCCCACCTCCCTTTCTCCTCTCAGTGAGATCCGAGCAAAAAGGGGAGGGGGTGTGGGAAATCTATTTTACGGTAATTTTTGTCTCGAAATCCAAAGAGAATGAGAATGTAGAAAGAGCAGGAGTGGTAATGAGTCGGACATCGAAGGAATCTCTTCCCGGCGGGAGGAATGCGGCCGCCGGATCGCAGCATCTCCGGCGGGGGAGGGGAGTCCCCGCCGGAAGAGGGTCGAGGGACGGGGACGAAAGCTTGGATCTCTTCGCGAGGATCCGCCGGATCCCGTTGATCAGTTCCACCACCGAATCCGGCAGCCAGAGTGGTCTCTGGATTCATGTTTTCTCCGTTTCCTTTCCTGAATTCCTGCTCTGTTTTCTTCGAATTCCCAGAATTTCTTCATGATAACTTTGAATTTCGGTTACATTTCTCTTGTCAAGATTCAAGAATTCCACTTTCTACTGAAATCAAAAGAATTTCTTGTGGGCTTTTAATATTATCCGGCTACTAGCCTTGATCAAAATTTCAGTTTGCATTAGCTTCAGATTGCTAAGTTTCTGTGGGCAAAGATCTTCTCATTTTAGTTATATTTTCTCAcaaaatttatctattttttattgatttttaagTGATATATTGCCATCCTGAACAATTTGTAGCAGAAGTTTTGATATTGCTCTGAAATAGTAAGTAATGGTGGTGGTGCTGTTCAGCTACAGGGCAATTTAAATTGGAGAGAATGTCGATCGGATCGGCAAAGTTGGGAAGGAGTGGAGCAGATGATCTCTTATCAGCTGACATTGGCGAAACTGATTATGATTGGTAATCATAAAAGACCTTTTTATGAGTTACTCTCATCTTTTGCTCTCTGGGAAATTTAGATTTTCCAATTTCGCAGTTTTATGCTCCTTCGATATtcctttaaaaaaattgatgaggaAATTTATAAGTAACATCCAGACTTTGCAAAACAAGTAGTGTTCACAAAGCGACTGTTGCTCTAGGCATTCTGATGGACTGATGTTCTTCAATGCTACATGTTTCTCATTATAGTCATGCAAATTAAAGTCATACGTTTAGCTTCACCTCCTTGATTGGGTTTGCTTAAACTACTTTACATGGTGTTAAGGATTTGATTTAATAAACAAAATCGTCTCTCTCTCCAAAAATATATCCATGATTCACATTTCGTAGCATCAATATACTTTTTTATGAGGGAGAAAAAAGAACTGCGTCTGTTAAAAACTCAAGGCTTTTCGTGGTTGTCACATTATATGACTAGTTTTACTTGGATTTAAGTTTGAAGTGTTTGAAATAGGGGCATTACTCATCATGTATAGAGGTTTGACATTTTACTCTTGTCATAGCATTTTAATTTGTTACCTTCTTCTCAATTAAGTAGATTCTGCAATTTCATCAATGCTGAAGCCATTCATGACTTTGTACCAAGGATGTGAATCTAAATCATAATGTAAATATGTTGCTACTAAATGGAATGGCAAGCTTAGGAGATATAATTTACCAAACATCTGCATTACCAAGAAAAATGTTTCATCCTTTAGCCTGTCTTCAAGTCTATGGCATTTTCCTTTTCTCTCCGTTTAGGGAGTCTGGAAGCTAACTAAGGGTTTAATATGAATTCATTGGACAGGCTTCTGACTCCCCCTGGCACCCCTCCCTTCTCTTCTTTATATGCCAGCGAACACCAACTATCCTCAACAGTTCCAAGGAGCAGTTCCAATGTCAGATCAGTCTCAACAACAAAAGCTTCGAGGGTATGCTTTACCTCTGCCCGACACCTTAAAGATACCTATAATGTTGCAGTGTAACTGTAACAACcatttcttctcaaaaaaaaaaaaaaaacattaacaACCAGTTTACCGCAATATGATTTACAGTTCAACTTCAGTTTAGTTTCTTTTGGGGCATCACTTACATGTACTCAAATACTCAATTTGTAACACTAAGTTCATACAGACTTTTATTAGTTCTTCCGTCTAACACAAAGATATGTTTATTTAACTAAATCTGGACTTCCTACTTGCAAGTATTGGGGTCTCACCATCTCCATTTTTATTTCCTGCAGTTATCTGCATCTCAATCAGTGAATGGCCAATCTACTAGACCAACCAGAAGTGGTTCAGCGACTCGCGCTTCTCTCTCTAGTACAAACTTCTCCAGCTACTACTCTAACAACGATAGAACATCAGTCCTCAACACTAGCTCAGCCTCAGTCACCTCTAGACCCACAACCCCTGGCAAACGCCCAACCACTGCATCCACCACAAGGACAAACTCAATCCCAGCCTCCCGTCCGGTGCCATCACGTCCGTCTACCCCTTCCAAAACTCAAACATCTTCCAGTTCTTCCGGAGACAAACCCAGACAATCACAAAATTCTAGACCTTCTACTCCAACAACCCAAACTCGTGTTCTTTCTACTCATTCCAATTCTAGTTCAGGCGCTTCAGCGGCACGTTCAAATTCCAGACCATCAACCCCAACTCGTCGCAATCCTACACCAGTCCCAGCTCCAACCACCTCAAACTCCAGATCATCGACCCCCAATCGTCGCACCTCCATGCCAGCACCAGCTCAAACTATGGCTCGCTCTCTCTCCGTTGGTCATGTTCCAATAACAAATGGCAGAAACCCTGCATCCAGATCACGTCCGAGCTCGCCAGCCCCGCAAACACAAGTTTTCATACAGCCACGAGCCCGCCCAAATTTCCCACATGAAGTTCCAACAAACCTCAGAAACAAACTGCCTGAAAGACCTACTTCTGCCAGCAAGGAACGCCCAGGAATACCATTAACAGTCCAGGCAAATCCAAATTCTAAGACACCAGCAGCAGCAGCTCCGATGAGCTCGAATCGATGGCAGTCCTCACCCATCGTCACTCGAGGCAGGATCTCAGACAATTCACCAAAGAGCCGAACACACAGCAACGGGCACCTTGTCAGCCAACCTGAAAGCCAGAAGGATGTTGTATCAGAGACTGCAGTCGGGAGATCCAGCAAGCCAGCTTCATCCACAGATAGCACCGGATTCGGAAGGATGTTCACCAAGAAGTCGCTTGACATGGCTCTCAGGCATATGGTGAGCTTAGATACTGCATATTTGGTGAAACCATCAACATTCTACCATTAAAGCATTGTAATTAATTTGATTCTAGGACATCCGGCAAGGCATTCGCAGGGCCTCTCTCTTCCCTCAGAGCATTCGTCCAACCACTTCCAAAGGCCAGCCTGGTCCAGCGTCAGACCCGGTAGTTCCCACTGTTGACAAAGCAGCAGCTCTTGGTGATGAAAGAATGTTGGAGTTGACCAGTAGAGATAATGGAAATCATAATAGAATGATCTCTGATGACAGCAATTTAGCCATCTCAGAGGATGGAGGTGGGGTGGTTGGTTCTGCAAAGAGGGAGTCCATTGTTGCTGGAGCAAACGGGCTTGATATCCATGAGAGCTCCCAATATGATGCAATTCTGCACGAACATGACTCCAAGGACTGGAGTTGGCTGCACCTGCAAAGCACTGAAGTCCAAACAGAGCCTCGTGTTTGATCATCAATCCAAGCCACCGCCAGATCCTTTCAGCCCGATTTGACGGCTTAGATTTTTTGCTGGGCTTGTAATTTGTAATTGTTGATCTTCTCCTGTTTGTGTTATATATGCTTTAGATATTGTTCACTCTGGATTTAAGATGTTCTACTGTAGAATTGATGCTATGTGTATtcttataattctataaattaatATAAAGTTCTTTAGAGCATATTTGATATATGTTTTAGCTGTAGAAAAAAGTGTGAACATATGGTCAGGAAAGGAGCAACAAAACTAAGTTAGAAGAAGATTTTAGTTAGTCAACGTGCATCTAAATGCAATCACTTCCTTTCCTTGCATTCTTATAGCCTGTATAATAGCCATGATTTTGGAACATTATTAAACAATTGACCTTTATttgcttattttttttaaagtatcaTTTTACTTGTATACAACGCCTATTGTAGCATCATAGATATTTCATTTTCACTAGATTTACTTTATATATCAATAACTCCAAGGTAGACATCATTTAGAactaaatatcaaaatattagaaaaaaataaatgtcaAGTAGCAACTATTACAATCTTTACATCAAGCCATTGCAACAATTGACACACTATATGTAACAAATATTGCACTGACATAACATAGATGTAACAGCCTACAAATAACAACTGTAATCTATAGGTCATCTATTTTGTAATTggcggaattttttttttttacaccctCTGTTCTCCAATGTATGGACTGGAAAAAGGAAATATGGTCTTCATACTCTCCCTAGCCAATCAACAGTTGGAGAGGCAAATTCAACGTCATGCTTGGTGATCTTGCATGGTGTCAATACTTGGCGATACTCATGGTAGATTAGTGATGCGGGTATAGGCATTTAAAAAGGATTAGTCATATAGGCAGTAGCTTCTGCCAGCTAGATTGATAAGATCCAGTTATCACTGGTTTGCAACAGTTAATAGCTACAATTGCGATTTGGTATTGAAAAATTGCAAACACAATTGGAAATATCAAGAACTTGGAAAAACCGCTTGTAGTACCTCAGCTTACGAATGAATTGTTCCTACACTTAAATCATGGCACACCATGCAATCATCCAATTCATTTTGGTGCAAACactaattcaatttttttaaaaggctggggaataatgataaaatattaaattttaaacacTGCATCAGCATGTGTTTCCTTTAAATGGTGCATACGTATGGTTTGTGATATCTGGCAATGATATATGTATAGTCATCATATCTGTTATTTAAAATCATGGCCAATGATCACTTTATATACATAGTCCGACAAAAAATTTCCAATTCTTAATCAGAGAAAACCAGAAAAAAGAACAAACGAAACAAAGCAAAGGTTAATTTGGGTACTGACTTTACAATATCATGAAATAGAGAATGCCCTGTAGCCCTCCTTCTCAAGTTGTTTTGCCAGTGAAACATCACCAGTCCTTACAATTGTGCCATCCTCCTGAACATGTCCAAGTGAGAAGGCTGTGTTATAGTAATCTAACCAAAAATTGTGCAGCAAATAACATAGATGCAGTAACCACAGTTTACTATCAACTGTTTGATCAAGATCAGACAACCAGTAAATGAATTTCAAATGGTTTGCATTTGCATGCTGTGCTGCTTTGTTTGCCAGGGCAATCGATActgcaattgaaaaaaaaaaaagaaagaaagaaagaaagaaaaaatttatccctATTCAAGGAGTCATTCTCAAAAGGTTCTTTTTATGCTGCAACATTGTTGGTCTAAACATGTGGATTCATACTAGCAAGGCAGTATAACTCCTTTTAGGGATTATCTGAAAGTCAATGTTCAGACAGCACAATAGCCAGGAAATCCTTGGACAAATTAAAACATGCCAGAAATAGGATCAGGAGACCCTTCCTGGCAAGTAAACATTTACTTGATAAACACCATAAAGTCCAATTCCTAGCAAGGTAAGTTCAGTATAAGAAATGCAAGGACAAGCCACACAAAAAGATCCATAAAAATAGTGGTATGACAAATTCGACAGTATGGTTGTCAGTAAAATAAGCACTTAAGTAATG contains these protein-coding regions:
- the LOC105036665 gene encoding LOW QUALITY PROTEIN: uncharacterized protein (The sequence of the model RefSeq protein was modified relative to this genomic sequence to represent the inferred CDS: inserted 2 bases in 1 codon); its protein translation is MSRTSKESLPGGRNAAAGSQHLRRGRGVPAGRGSRDGDESLDLFARIRRIPLISSTTESGSQSATGQFKLERMSIGSAKLGRSGADDLLSADIGETDYDWLLTPPGTPPFSSLYASEHQLSSTVPRSSSNVRSVSTTKASRLSASQSVNGQSTRPTRSGSATRASLSSTNFSSYYSNNDRTSVLNTSSASVTSRPTTPGKRPTTASTTRTNSIPASRPVPSRPSTPSKTQTSSSSSGDKPRQSQNSRPSTPTTQTRVLSTHSNSSSGASAARSNSRPSTPTRRNPTPVPAPTTSNSRSSTPNRRTSMPAPAQTMARSLSVGHVPITNGRNPASRSRPSSPAPQTQVFIQPRARPNFPHEVPTNLRNKLPERPTSASKERPGIPLTVQANPNSKTPAAAAPMSSNRWQSSPIVTRGRISDNSPKSRTHSNGHLVSQPESQKDVVSETAVGRSSKPASSTDSTGFGRMFTKKSLDMALRHMDIRQGIRRASLFPQSIRPTTSKGQPGPASDPVVPTVDKAAALGDERMLELTSRDNGNHNRMISDDSNLAISEDGGGVVGSAKRESIVAGANGLDIHESSQYDAILHEHDSKDWSWLHLQSTEXSKQSLVFDHQSKPPPDPFSPI